One window of the Pieris brassicae chromosome 2, ilPieBrab1.1, whole genome shotgun sequence genome contains the following:
- the LOC123718905 gene encoding ubiquinone biosynthesis O-methyltransferase, mitochondrial-like — MKAWWDPKGKLGVLHSFNMLRVPLVRDGLISEPEKEKTLTPLSNKTILDVGCGGGILSEALARIGGVVTGVDASEELIECAKRHSDLDEKIAHNKPAYFCSTIEHHAEEYPNRYDAVVASEIIEHVADKELFVRACVSCLKPGGRIFVTTPNRSLWTRVLGIYVAEYVMGMVPEGTHQYHKLTTPNEVSFLLERNCCHVELIHGMMYNPFSDKWSWVNSTKLMFAMQAIKLEPEHK; from the exons ATGAAGGCCTGGTGGGATCCTAAAGGCAAGCTAGGAGTGCTCCACTCTTTTAATATGCTGAG AGTTCCATTAGTCAGAGATGGTCTCATTAGTGAGCCAGAGAAAGAGAAAACTCTTACACCTTTATCCAATAAGACTATTCTAGATGTTGGCTGTGGTGGAGGAATATTATCAgag GCTTTGGCCAGAATAGGCGGCGTCGTGACGGGGGTGGACGCCAGTGAAGAGTTAATCGAGTGCGCCAAACGACACAGTGACCTCGACGAGAAGATTGCCCACAATAAGCCCGCATACTTCTGCTCCACCATCGAGCATCACGCCGAGGAATACCCGAATCGCTACGACGCGGTGGTGGCCTCGGAGATCATCGAACACGTGGCCGACAAGGAGCTCTTCGTTCGGGCCTGCGTGTCATGTCTCAAGCCCGGTGGCCGCATCTTCGTCACCACGCCCAATAGGAGCCTCTGGACCCGGGTGCTGGGCATCTACGTGGCCGAGTACGTAATGGGCATGGTGCCCGAGGGCACGCATCAGTACCACAAGCTCACCACGCCGAACGAGGTCTCTTTTCTGCTTGAGAGAA ATTGCTGTCACGTCGAGCTGATTCACGGCATGATGTACAATCCCTTTTCTGACAAGTGGTCTTGGGTCAATTCCACTAAGCTCATGTTCGCCATGCAGGCGATCAAGTTGGAACCCGAACACAAATAA